A window from Manis javanica isolate MJ-LG chromosome 10, MJ_LKY, whole genome shotgun sequence encodes these proteins:
- the PGP gene encoding glycerol-3-phosphate phosphatase, producing the protein MAARLSAPERDCWRWASASLRRWGRIGADAVQWAARARRGANERAGGGAGATAGGCKERAAATAEAGDSGGQPAAMAAAAAAGSDDARCVRLSAERARALLADVDTLLFDCDGVLWRGETAVPGAPEALTALRARGKRLGFITNNSSKTREAYAEKLQRLGFGGARLEVFGTAYCTALYLRRRLAGAPGPKAYVLGGEALAAELRAVGVACVGVGPEPLQGDSPSAWLNAPLEPGVGAVVVGFDPHFSYMKLTKAVRYLQQPGCLLVGTNMDNRLPLENGCFIAGTGCLVRAVEMAAQRQADIIGKPSRFIFDCVSQEYGINPERTVMVGDRLDTDILLGVTCGLKTILTLTGVSTLGDVKSNRESDCMSKKRMVPDFYVDSIADLLPALQG; encoded by the exons ATGGCCGCCCGCCTCTCGGCGCCAGAACGCGACTGTTGGCGCTGGGCTTCCGCATCCCTCAGGAGGTGGGGGCGGATTGGCGCAGACGCCGTCCAATGGGCGGCACGCGCGAGGCGCGGGGCCAATGAGcgcgccgggggcggggcgggcgcgaCGGCGGGCGGCTGCAAGGAGCGGGCGGCGGCGACGGCGGAGGCCGGTGACAGCGGCGGGCAGCCGGCGGccatggcggcggcggcggcggccggcaGCGACGACGCCCGCTGCGTGCGGCTGAGCGCCGAGCGGGCGCGGGCGCTGCTGGCCGACGTGGATACGCTGCTGTTCGACTGCGACGGCGTGCTGTGGCGGGGCGAGACAGCCGTGCCCGGTGCGCCCGAGGCCCTGACGGCGCTGCGGGCCCGCGGCAAACGCCTGGGCTTCATCACGAACAACAGCAGCAAGACCCGCGAGGCCTACGCCGAGAAGCTGCAGCGCCTGGGCTTCGGCGGCGCCCGCCTCGAGGTCTTCGGCACGGCCTACTGCACCGCTCTCTACCTGCGCCGCCGCCTGGCCGGCGCGCCGGGCCCCAAGGCCTACGTGCTGGGCGGCGAGGCCCTGGCCGCCGAGCTGCGGGCCGTGGGCGTCGCCTGCGTGGGCGTGGGGCCCGAGCCGCTGCAGGGCGACAGCCCCAGCGCCTGGCTGAACGCGCCGCTCGAGCCCGGCGTGGGCGCGGTGGTGGTGGGCTTCGACCCGCACTTCAGCTACATGAAGCTCACCAAGGCCGTGCGCTACCTGCAGCAGCCCGGCTGCCTGCTTGTGGGCACCAACATGGACAACCGGCTCCCGCTTGAGAACGGCTGTTTCATCGCGG GTACCGGCTGTCTGGTCCGAGCCGTGGAGATGGCCGCCCAGCGCCAGGCCGACATCATAGGCAAGCCCAGCCGCTTCATCTTCGACTGCGTGTCCCAGGAGTATGGCATCAACCCAGAGCGCACTGTCATGGTAGGAGACCGCCTGGACACGGACATCCTCCTGGGCGTCACCTGTGGCCTGAAGACCATCCTGACCCTCACTGGAGTCTCCACTCTAGGGGACGTGAAGAGTAATCGGGAAAGTGACTGCATGAGTAAGAAGAGAATGGTGCCTgacttctatgttgacagtataGCTGACCTTTTGCCTGCCCTTCAAGGTTAA
- the BRICD5 gene encoding BRICHOS domain-containing protein 5 — protein sequence MRLTLPSPREPQSNQTAQVDVARNLATIRVTPAQSNGSWVVLFDGENGCICYRPAEHRACFLRLMEPRDRETLQLLVNTSKAQEPHSPSQDPHYAQELLAVLGSHEVDPAQVGASVQHLCAKTPIYWARRVEGPQRQRLIYLCIDICFPSNICVSVCFYYLPD from the exons ATGCGTCTGACCCTCCCAAGCCCCAGGGAGCCCCAGTCCAACCAAACCGCCCAGGTGGATGTGGCCCGGAACTTGGCAACCATCAGAGTGACACCAGCTCAGAGCAATGGCAGCTGGGTGGTGCTGTTTGACGGCGAGAAC ggCTGCATCTGTTACCGCCCTGCAGAGCACAGGGCCTGCTTCCTCCGCCTGATGGAGCCCCGAGATCGTGAGACCCTGCAGCTGCTGGTGAACACCTCAAAG GCCCAGGAGCCtcacagccccagccaggacccCCACTATGCCCAGGAACTGCTGGCAGTGCTTGGGAGCCATGAGGTGGACCCTGCCCAGGTGGGGGCTTCAGTGCAGCACCTTTGTGCAAAGACCCCCATTTACTGGGCCCGTCGagtggagg ggccccagaggCAGCGGCTCATCTACCTGTGCATCGACATCTGCTTTCCAAGCAACATCTGCGTGTCAGTGTGCTTTTATTACCTCCCAGACTAA
- the MLST8 gene encoding target of rapamycin complex subunit LST8 isoform X2, translating to MNTSPGTVGSDPVILATAGYDHTVRFWQAHSGICTRTVQHQDSVNALEITPDRSMIAAAGYQHIRMYDLNSNNPNPIISYDGVNKNIASVGFHEDGRWMYTGGEDCTARIWDLRSRNLQCQRIFQVNAPINCVCLHPNQAELIVGDQSGAIHIWDLKTDHNEQLIPEPEVSITSAHIDPDASYMAAVNSTGNCYVWNLTGGIGDEVTQLIPKTKIPAHTRYALQCRFSPDSTLLATCSADQTCKIWRTSNFSLMTELSIKSSNPGESSRGWMWGCAFSGDSQYIVTASSDNLARLWCVETGEIKREYGGHQKAVVCLAFNDSVLS from the exons ATGAACACGTCCCCAGGCACAGTGGGCAGTGACCCGGTCATCTTGGCCACTGCAGGCTATGACCACACGGTGCGGTTCTGGCAGGCGCACAGCGGGATCTGCACGCGCACGGTGCAGCACCAGGACTCC GTGAACGCTCTGGAGATCACCCCGGACCGCAGCATGATCGCTGCTGCAG GTTACCAGCACATCCGCATGTACGACCTCAACTCCAACAACCCCAACCCTATCATCAGCTATGACGGCGTCAACAAGAACATCGCGTCTGTGGGCTTCCACGAGGACGGCCGCTGGATGTACACGGGTGGGGAGGACTGCACTGCCCGGATCTGGGACCTCAg GTCCCGGAACCTGCAGTGTCAGCGGATCTTCCAGGTGAATGCACCCATTAACTGTGTGTGCCTGCACCCCAACCAG GCGGAGCTCATTGTGGGTGACCAGAGCGGTGCCATCCACATCTGGGACTTGAAAACTGACCACAACGAGCAGCTGATCCCTGAGCCCGAGGTGTCCATCACCTCTGCTCACATCGACCCTGATGCCAGCTACATGGCAGCGGTCAACAGCACT GGAAACTGCTATGTCTGGAATCTGACTGGGGGCATTGGTGACGAGGTGACGCAGCTCATCCCCAAAACCAAGATCCCAGCGCACACCCGCTACGCCCTGCAGTGCCGCTTCAGCCCTGACTCCAC GCTCCTTGCCACCTGCTCCGCCGACCAGACATGCAAGATCTGGAGGACATCCAACTTCTCCCTGATGACGGAGTTGAGCATCAAGAGCAGCAACCCCGGAGAGTCGTCCCGAGGCTGGATGTGGGGGTGCGCCTTCTCGGGGGACTCCCAGTACATCGTCACCG CTTCCTCTGACAACCTGGCCCGGCTCTGGTGTGTGGAGACGGGAGAGATCAAGAGAGAGTACGGGGGCCACCAGAAGGCTGTTGTCTGCCTGGCCTTCAACGACAGCGTGCTGAGCTAG
- the MLST8 gene encoding target of rapamycin complex subunit LST8 isoform X1, producing the protein MNTSPGTVGSDPVILATAGYDHTVRFWQAHSGICTRTVQHQDSQVNALEITPDRSMIAAAGYQHIRMYDLNSNNPNPIISYDGVNKNIASVGFHEDGRWMYTGGEDCTARIWDLRSRNLQCQRIFQVNAPINCVCLHPNQAELIVGDQSGAIHIWDLKTDHNEQLIPEPEVSITSAHIDPDASYMAAVNSTGNCYVWNLTGGIGDEVTQLIPKTKIPAHTRYALQCRFSPDSTLLATCSADQTCKIWRTSNFSLMTELSIKSSNPGESSRGWMWGCAFSGDSQYIVTASSDNLARLWCVETGEIKREYGGHQKAVVCLAFNDSVLS; encoded by the exons ATGAACACGTCCCCAGGCACAGTGGGCAGTGACCCGGTCATCTTGGCCACTGCAGGCTATGACCACACGGTGCGGTTCTGGCAGGCGCACAGCGGGATCTGCACGCGCACGGTGCAGCACCAGGACTCC CAGGTGAACGCTCTGGAGATCACCCCGGACCGCAGCATGATCGCTGCTGCAG GTTACCAGCACATCCGCATGTACGACCTCAACTCCAACAACCCCAACCCTATCATCAGCTATGACGGCGTCAACAAGAACATCGCGTCTGTGGGCTTCCACGAGGACGGCCGCTGGATGTACACGGGTGGGGAGGACTGCACTGCCCGGATCTGGGACCTCAg GTCCCGGAACCTGCAGTGTCAGCGGATCTTCCAGGTGAATGCACCCATTAACTGTGTGTGCCTGCACCCCAACCAG GCGGAGCTCATTGTGGGTGACCAGAGCGGTGCCATCCACATCTGGGACTTGAAAACTGACCACAACGAGCAGCTGATCCCTGAGCCCGAGGTGTCCATCACCTCTGCTCACATCGACCCTGATGCCAGCTACATGGCAGCGGTCAACAGCACT GGAAACTGCTATGTCTGGAATCTGACTGGGGGCATTGGTGACGAGGTGACGCAGCTCATCCCCAAAACCAAGATCCCAGCGCACACCCGCTACGCCCTGCAGTGCCGCTTCAGCCCTGACTCCAC GCTCCTTGCCACCTGCTCCGCCGACCAGACATGCAAGATCTGGAGGACATCCAACTTCTCCCTGATGACGGAGTTGAGCATCAAGAGCAGCAACCCCGGAGAGTCGTCCCGAGGCTGGATGTGGGGGTGCGCCTTCTCGGGGGACTCCCAGTACATCGTCACCG CTTCCTCTGACAACCTGGCCCGGCTCTGGTGTGTGGAGACGGGAGAGATCAAGAGAGAGTACGGGGGCCACCAGAAGGCTGTTGTCTGCCTGGCCTTCAACGACAGCGTGCTGAGCTAG